A DNA window from Sphaeramia orbicularis chromosome 22, fSphaOr1.1, whole genome shotgun sequence contains the following coding sequences:
- the cipca gene encoding CLOCK-interacting pacemaker a isoform X2, translated as MSSFSRPDKHRTQQFTHRGTAKTDLERDSGFSDASSEYLSTVELTDSEESGRNGSKVSQDPTAQQVAVMGGSYTGLSPMIIMNNFVLNQPSAMSPAENQWGFSSPMEVMPQSQVVLLQPMVSNGSSSSPKSGGENTRQSRSYMPVLKSYPRIAPHPGEVLTKKVGSSRMRGTSTAGYEQRQRKHHHGQRPYSSPSPQPALQTPIKQNNSFEAVNSQTQGADIQGQLCGDSLSPLTGITSLPPYTHEFWTSTNNTVSAEKYQDTPSMDNKLKRFSNTYNILNKSGLLGITMRTKQLIKENKRTQSQLQQLQEQTAMLLKALSSGDSQLWTKLQLSMQDTDKEQCNVKPQTVLV; from the exons ATGAGCAGTTTCAGTAGACCCGACAAACACAGGACACAGCAGTTCACGCACCGTGGAACAGCTAAGACAGACTTGGAGCGAGATTCTGGCTTTTcag ATGCCAGCTCCGAGTACCTCAGTACAGTGGAGCTGACTGACTCAGAGGAGTCAGGAAGGAATGGCTCCAAAGTCAGCCAGGATCCCACAGCTCAGCAGGTGGCGGTGATGGGCGGCTCATACACTGGACTTTCTCCAATGATAATCATGAATAACTTTGTTTTAAACCAG CCATCTGCCATGAGTCCAGCAGAAAACCAGTGGGGTTTTTCTTCACCCATGGAAGTGATGCCTCAGTCACAGGTTGTTCTTCTCCAACCAATGGTATCAAATGGCAGCAGCAGCTCCCCAAAATCTGGCGGTGAAAATACTAGACAATCAAGAAGCTACATGCCTGTCCTCAAGTCATATCCTAGAATTGCACCACATCCTGGGGAGGTTCTGACTAAAAAAGTGGGATCGTCCAGAATGAGGGGGACATCAACAGCAGGATATGAGCAGCGTCAGCGTAAGCACCATCATGGCCAAAGGCCGTACAGCTCCCCCAGTCCACAGCCAGCACTGCAGACCccaatcaaacaaaacaacagcttTGAAGCAGTAAACAGCCAGACACAGGGCGCTGATATTCAAGGGCAGCTCTGTGGTGACTCTCTTTCTCCGCTGACTGGGATCACCTCTCTGCCCCCCTACACACATGAATTTTGGACATCGACAAACAACACAGTCAGTGCTGAGAAATACCAGGATACCCCTTCAATGGACAATAAACTTAAGCGTTTCAGCAACACCTACAACATTCTCAACAAGTCTGGCTTACTGGGAATAACGATGCGCACAAAGCAGCTGATCAAGGAGAACAAACGTACCCAAAGCCAGCTGCAGCAGCTCCAGGAGCAAACGGCAATGCTGCTAAAGGCGCTGAGCAGCGGAGACTCACAGCTGTGGACTAAACTCCAGCTCTCAATGCAAGACACAGACAAGGAGCAGTGTAATGTTAAACCACAGACAGTCCTGGTGTAA
- the cipca gene encoding CLOCK-interacting pacemaker a isoform X1 → MAQYLNLGKIPCSSSEETTMSSFSRPDKHRTQQFTHRGTAKTDLERDSGFSDASSEYLSTVELTDSEESGRNGSKVSQDPTAQQVAVMGGSYTGLSPMIIMNNFVLNQPSAMSPAENQWGFSSPMEVMPQSQVVLLQPMVSNGSSSSPKSGGENTRQSRSYMPVLKSYPRIAPHPGEVLTKKVGSSRMRGTSTAGYEQRQRKHHHGQRPYSSPSPQPALQTPIKQNNSFEAVNSQTQGADIQGQLCGDSLSPLTGITSLPPYTHEFWTSTNNTVSAEKYQDTPSMDNKLKRFSNTYNILNKSGLLGITMRTKQLIKENKRTQSQLQQLQEQTAMLLKALSSGDSQLWTKLQLSMQDTDKEQCNVKPQTVLV, encoded by the exons ATGGCTCAATACCTAAACCTTGGAAAAATACCTTGCAGCTCATCAG aggaAACAACAATGAGCAGTTTCAGTAGACCCGACAAACACAGGACACAGCAGTTCACGCACCGTGGAACAGCTAAGACAGACTTGGAGCGAGATTCTGGCTTTTcag ATGCCAGCTCCGAGTACCTCAGTACAGTGGAGCTGACTGACTCAGAGGAGTCAGGAAGGAATGGCTCCAAAGTCAGCCAGGATCCCACAGCTCAGCAGGTGGCGGTGATGGGCGGCTCATACACTGGACTTTCTCCAATGATAATCATGAATAACTTTGTTTTAAACCAG CCATCTGCCATGAGTCCAGCAGAAAACCAGTGGGGTTTTTCTTCACCCATGGAAGTGATGCCTCAGTCACAGGTTGTTCTTCTCCAACCAATGGTATCAAATGGCAGCAGCAGCTCCCCAAAATCTGGCGGTGAAAATACTAGACAATCAAGAAGCTACATGCCTGTCCTCAAGTCATATCCTAGAATTGCACCACATCCTGGGGAGGTTCTGACTAAAAAAGTGGGATCGTCCAGAATGAGGGGGACATCAACAGCAGGATATGAGCAGCGTCAGCGTAAGCACCATCATGGCCAAAGGCCGTACAGCTCCCCCAGTCCACAGCCAGCACTGCAGACCccaatcaaacaaaacaacagcttTGAAGCAGTAAACAGCCAGACACAGGGCGCTGATATTCAAGGGCAGCTCTGTGGTGACTCTCTTTCTCCGCTGACTGGGATCACCTCTCTGCCCCCCTACACACATGAATTTTGGACATCGACAAACAACACAGTCAGTGCTGAGAAATACCAGGATACCCCTTCAATGGACAATAAACTTAAGCGTTTCAGCAACACCTACAACATTCTCAACAAGTCTGGCTTACTGGGAATAACGATGCGCACAAAGCAGCTGATCAAGGAGAACAAACGTACCCAAAGCCAGCTGCAGCAGCTCCAGGAGCAAACGGCAATGCTGCTAAAGGCGCTGAGCAGCGGAGACTCACAGCTGTGGACTAAACTCCAGCTCTCAATGCAAGACACAGACAAGGAGCAGTGTAATGTTAAACCACAGACAGTCCTGGTGTAA
- the zdhhc22 gene encoding palmitoyltransferase ZDHHC22 isoform X2, protein MKQLRSVVLKGQLLRSPNTCSPDTSLRGSTALHTVVFLFLMFNALGNYIMTIKYPAESANETVIPVCSPHCSDKVDAHYLLNGRHFCKLCKKVILKRDHHCFFTGNCIGNKNMRYFIMFCIYTSCTCLYSLVLGVAFLTVEYSISFENPLTFLTLLPLSTGYFFMGTVSGLQLFLVLMLYVWLGIGLVCAGFCCQQVLLVARGQTWCQMQRGELVENHNPWRNNLKDVFGTRWILGIILPVQTVEMCSEDTDPQKQD, encoded by the exons CCCGGACACATCACTGAGAGGCTCTACAGCTCTGCACACAGTTGTTTTCCTTTTCTTGATGTTCAACGCCCTGGGAAATTATATAATGACTATTAAATATCCTGCTGAAAGTGCCAATGAGACTGTGATTCCTGTGTGTTCCCCGCACTGCTCCGACAAAGTGGACGCACACTACCTCCTGAATGGCCGCCACTTTTGCAAACTGTGTAAGAAAGTTATTCTCAAGAGGGATCACCACTGCTTCTTCACTGGAAACTGCATCGGCAACAAAAACATGCGCTACTTCATCATGTTTTGCATTTACACCTCATGCACCTGTTTGTACTCCTTGGTTCTTGGTGTGGCCTTTCTAACAGTGGAGTACTCCATCTCCTTTGAAAACCCACTCACCTTCCTGACTCTTCTTCCTCTCTCCACTGGTTACTTCTTCATGG GAACCGTCTCAGGTCTGCAGCTGTTCCTGGTGCTGATGCTCTATGTGTGGCTGGGTATCggtctggtctgtgcaggttTCTGTTGCCAGCAGGTGTTGCTGGTGGCCCGAGGACAGACCTGGTGTCAGATGCAGCGGGGTGAGCTCGTGGAGAATCACAACCCGTGGAGAAACAACCTAAAGGATGTGTTTGGTACCCGCTGGATCTTAGGCATTATTCTGCCTGTGCAGACAGTGGAGATGTGCTCTGAGGACACGGATCCACAGAAACAAGACTGA
- the zdhhc22 gene encoding palmitoyltransferase ZDHHC22 isoform X1 — MFTRMLKLRLLNAVAPAYFFMATAATFVLHFCYFIPTIFPSPDTSLRGSTALHTVVFLFLMFNALGNYIMTIKYPAESANETVIPVCSPHCSDKVDAHYLLNGRHFCKLCKKVILKRDHHCFFTGNCIGNKNMRYFIMFCIYTSCTCLYSLVLGVAFLTVEYSISFENPLTFLTLLPLSTGYFFMGTVSGLQLFLVLMLYVWLGIGLVCAGFCCQQVLLVARGQTWCQMQRGELVENHNPWRNNLKDVFGTRWILGIILPVQTVEMCSEDTDPQKQD, encoded by the exons ATGTTTACCCGGATGTTAAAACTGAGACTTCTCAATGCTGTGGCACCTGCATACTTCTTCATGGCTACAGCTGCCACCTTCGTTTTGCACTTCTGCTATTTCATTCCAACTATCTTCCCCAGCCCGGACACATCACTGAGAGGCTCTACAGCTCTGCACACAGTTGTTTTCCTTTTCTTGATGTTCAACGCCCTGGGAAATTATATAATGACTATTAAATATCCTGCTGAAAGTGCCAATGAGACTGTGATTCCTGTGTGTTCCCCGCACTGCTCCGACAAAGTGGACGCACACTACCTCCTGAATGGCCGCCACTTTTGCAAACTGTGTAAGAAAGTTATTCTCAAGAGGGATCACCACTGCTTCTTCACTGGAAACTGCATCGGCAACAAAAACATGCGCTACTTCATCATGTTTTGCATTTACACCTCATGCACCTGTTTGTACTCCTTGGTTCTTGGTGTGGCCTTTCTAACAGTGGAGTACTCCATCTCCTTTGAAAACCCACTCACCTTCCTGACTCTTCTTCCTCTCTCCACTGGTTACTTCTTCATGG GAACCGTCTCAGGTCTGCAGCTGTTCCTGGTGCTGATGCTCTATGTGTGGCTGGGTATCggtctggtctgtgcaggttTCTGTTGCCAGCAGGTGTTGCTGGTGGCCCGAGGACAGACCTGGTGTCAGATGCAGCGGGGTGAGCTCGTGGAGAATCACAACCCGTGGAGAAACAACCTAAAGGATGTGTTTGGTACCCGCTGGATCTTAGGCATTATTCTGCCTGTGCAGACAGTGGAGATGTGCTCTGAGGACACGGATCCACAGAAACAAGACTGA